Proteins encoded by one window of Salvia splendens isolate huo1 chromosome 5, SspV2, whole genome shotgun sequence:
- the LOC121803437 gene encoding uncharacterized protein LOC121803437 gives MLQSTFELIGLAASNSHVIFCLFNLIIAVVVISSSKSNEQTRKFIVDETKTKMVKGNGALVEAALADEDDEDEDLKMRVEEFIQKMNKGWRNDRTLSYPSIFSWCSDT, from the exons ATGTTGCAATCCACATTTGAGCTGATCGGCCTGGCAGCCTCCAATTCCCACGTGATTTTCTGCCTATTCAACCTCATCATCGCTGTCGTCGTCATCAGCAGCTCAAAGTCGAATGAACAAACCCGTAAATTCATCGTGGATGAGACGAAGACGAAGATGGTGAAGGGTAATGGTGCACTGGTTGAGGCAGCATTGGCAGACGAAGACGACGAAGATGAAGATTTGAAGATGAGAGTGGAAGAATTCATTCAGAAAATGAACAAGGGATGGAGAAATGACAGA ACGTTGAGTTATCCAAGTATTTTCTCGTGGTGCTCGGATACTTGA